CTGATACGTCCCTCGAACAGCTCGTCGACGGCTACATCCTGCCCCGGAACGTCCGCTGCTTTCCCATCCAGCGCGACGGGCAGCTCCTGGGACTCGTCACCCTCGAGGACGTCCGGCGCGTCCCGCGCGATGAGTGGGCCACGACGTCCGTCTCGAAGACGATGACCGCTTTCGACCGCTTGCACGCCGTTTCCCGCGAGGAAGACCTGCGACGTGTGGTGCAGATCATGAGCGAGGAAGACGTGAACCAGGTGCCCGTCGTCGAGGGCGATCGCCTTGTCGGCCTGATCTCGCGCTCCGACATCATGCGGCTGCTCAAGATACGGCAGGACCTGGCGGAGGAGGCGCAGTAACCCTCAAAGGTCAGCGCGACGGCTCGTAAGCGCCGGTGTGGAGCATTCGGGCGACCACCGTTCCCTCGCTGTCTACGGTCAGCACCCGTTGCGTCACGAAGAAGCGTCCCTTCCGCTCGCGGGCCTCTTCGACCCGTCCCCAACTGTACAGCGTTCTGCCTAACCGCGCCGGCGAGACCCATTCCGTGGCGCTCGCGGTGTGGATAACGACGCTGTAGGGGTAGTTCCGCCACAGCAGGGTGAAGGGCAGTGCGGCCAGGACGCTGGGCGGGACCAGCCCGCGCGATAGCAGCGCCGCCGCCAGCGGTGTTCCTTCCAGGCCCGCCGCAGCGAGGAAGTGCTCCAGTTCTGGTCTTGTATACGTACGGTCGTCCGCCCTCTTGAGCAACGCGCCGGTCATCGCCGCGTCCTTCACGAGCACCTGTGGCTCCACCGTGTCGTCGCGCTCGAGGTCGTCGACCCTGATCTCCTCGCGATAGGGCCCGGCCAGCGCCTCTGCCCGTAGCCCGTCGCGCGACAGCGTGATCCGCCAGTCCGCCTCGCCGACCGGCTCCGCGCGGATGGCCAGTTCTTCGCCGTCGAAGACCGGACGCCGGAACTCGATCGCGCCGTAACCCCTCTCTAGCCAGTCGGCGCCGAGAGCGCGGATGGCGGCATCGGCCGCGAAGGCGTAGAGGGTAACGCCGGCGACCAGGCCGCCCGGGTAGCCCAGCGAGCGCGCGTAGTCGTCGCGGTGAATAGGGTTCCACGAGTCGGGCACGTCGTTCTTCGCCGTCACCCGGTACTCGAACGCTTGGCGTTGCTGCCTCATGTGTCGCTTCCCTCCTTCGCCAGCCGACGGGATCATTGCCGGACGTCTCAGACCTTGTCCGACGCATGGACCCGTCGCCTTAACGCTTTCTCCGGCCCTCCCGGATGTCACGTCGAGGGCAGGCGCGTTCGACCTCTCGTGTCGCCGGGCGCGGCGTCGACTGCATCTTAGCACGGAGCGCTCTTTCTGACTTCGCGGCGGCCCGTCGGGCGCCGGCATCAGTGGGGCACGTCCCCAATGCAGCAGGTTCGCTCTAATCGCAGTCCGCGGCATGCGTTGTGGAAGAAGGAGGCGGCCAATTCCGACGAGCGCGAACGCCGCGGGGAATTTCTGCA
This portion of the Dehalococcoidia bacterium genome encodes:
- a CDS encoding MaoC/PaaZ C-terminal domain-containing protein, encoding MRQQRQAFEYRVTAKNDVPDSWNPIHRDDYARSLGYPGGLVAGVTLYAFAADAAIRALGADWLERGYGAIEFRRPVFDGEELAIRAEPVGEADWRITLSRDGLRAEALAGPYREEIRVDDLERDDTVEPQVLVKDAAMTGALLKRADDRTYTRPELEHFLAAAGLEGTPLAAALLSRGLVPPSVLAALPFTLLWRNYPYSVVIHTASATEWVSPARLGRTLYSWGRVEEARERKGRFFVTQRVLTVDSEGTVVARMLHTGAYEPSR